Genomic window (Lycium barbarum isolate Lr01 chromosome 2, ASM1917538v2, whole genome shotgun sequence):
CTTGAAGTAGACTTGATCATCATGACCAGGTAGTTAGTTACAACTACTACGCTTCAGTGCAAACAAGTTGAGATCAGCTATGTGAATTATAACTATATATTCCATTTAAGCTCAACTTATGATCAAGCAATTAGTTGCTTTGCATGACTAAAATAAGAAGGAAAATAAATACTAGAATGCAAAATGTTTTTCCAAGGTTGGTAGAAATTGTAGGAAGCTAGTTCAAACGCATGGTGGTAATTTTTGTAGAATCTGAAGGTACAATTTTGATGTGTGTAAATACTTGTATTCTGGTGATTCTTAAGAATTTTTGTACATTGATAATCCCACTAggcattttttttctttctagccTATAAATTGTTAAAACAACTCAAATTGAATTTCTCAAATAGTATTTGGACAAAAATGTTTGTAACATAAGATAAACCTATCTCTAATTTTTTGCATATCGAAAAATTATTCTATACTATTGATATCTTTTCCAAATATATTTGCAGATGAATATCTTTACAATTATTAGTATCTTTATCCTAGGAAATACCTAGTACTTGGTAATTCCACACCTCAAAGTTTCGACTAACAAGAGTTCATGAATTGGGAGTGTCCAATTCTCACTTGTATTTTGTGGAGGTTAGGTTTTATGTCCCTTCCCTTTTGTATTTGCTTTAAaaacttaatatatataagttGTATTTGCTTTTTGAATTTTAATATACTAGTTAGCGGTCTAACTCAAACCCCTGCCACCTCAATGGagattaatttatttttatttttttttaaaaaaactaccAAAGATGATGGTGGGGGTAAGTACCTTTGAGTTATCTTTAGTATGAACTATTCTTACTGTATGCGCAATAGTGAATTCTCAAATTATTTAACAAATATTACTTCTCAATTCATGTGACGGCATTCAAATTTTGAGAGTCGCACGAATTATTTTTTTATCGTAAGTTTTTCATATGCATTTTCAAGGTTTTAAATTATTAAAAAGTGTAAGTTATAGTATTTTTTACGTAGTtaccaaatatatatattttttattttgaaaacaaaacaaaaaaaaatctatgTCCTCCGATCAAAATTAAAAAGTTTGAATTTGTGTATCACCTACTACTGACGTGTTAATTAAGTTGATAAAAGAAACTTGACTTTATGAACAAAAACTTGACTTTCTGCAACATGTAGTTacattatatacatttacttGGACCGGCAGCGTAATACATACTTTCAAAAAATGAGCATACTTATCCAAAGCCCtaaaatggaagactttgaaaaTATTACTCTCTAGTCTGAATTGTATTAATTAACCTTCATTATTTTCTATGAACTATAAAGCAAGCACAGGGATATACCAGCTCAAGCTGATTGGATTAACAAAAAAAATTCTTGAGAAAGCAAATTAAAATGTAGTAAGAGTGTGTTATGAATATATTGAATTATAAATGTCTATATTTAGTACTGATCCGTAGTACTTCTACGGATTTTCGAAGAAAAAAGCTTGCAATCAGACAAGTAGACAGCAAAAAACATCCATGCATGGCAGGATGCAAGAAAAGTCTTATAACAGTTCTCTGAATTGCAATCAAGCAAGTAGGTTGCAAGTATCTTGTAGGCAGCTTCCTGaaaagggtcatttgcacgattagccttcaaaggcactggtttttaatttttgtccctcaaattggtggtctttaatttttgtccttcgcctaataccatgaggtttggggttcgaacctcggctcagtaaaaaaaataaaaaatcgcaaggcagagtttcgtagaAAATTTAGGCCTGTCGGGGCCAAAGTTAGgcttcaggcagagtttgaaactctccttaaggtagagtttttcaactctgccttgcgaatccataCCTCTGCCTTacaaaattccttttttttttctattgagctggggttcgaacctagaaccttggggtattaggctaagggtaaaaattaaagaccaccaatttgaggggcaaaaattaaagaccagtgcctttgaagggcaatccacaaattaaaaaaaaaaaaatgttcttttggggtggtctttaaattttgcccctcaattgctggtctttaaatttttcccttcgcctaaaacccatgggttccgagttcgaacccccgctcagtcaaatttttttaaaaaaaaatcgcaaggcagagtttgaatttcaatctgcccctccggcagacttttagttaagcataactaaaagtctgccagaGGGGCAAACTTTTccttgaggcatatattttatttttttcacttttcaaagcaaacttttagttatgccttaaggaaaagtttcgccttatggggcatacttttagttgtgtcttaactaaaagtgtgccccataagacataactaaaagtatgccccataaggcagaactttttcttaaggcataactaaaagtttgccttataagacaaagtctatgccttaaggaaaagttctgccttatggacatacttttggttatgccttaactaaaagtctgccccataaggcataactgaACTATGTCTGaaggaaaagttctgtcttatggggtagacttttagttatgcggaatccagcataactttagtttttccttaaggagtgTATGCCAGATCCGGCATACACAACCCCCAgctttgccttgcgaaattattttttaattttatgcctgagcgggggttcgaacccagaacctcaggtattcgcccaccttttcaagcgaagggcaaaatttaaagaccacaaatatgaggggtaaaatttaaagaccacaaatatgagggacaaaatttaaagaccaacccaaaagaagggcaatccgcgcaaaaaaatgacatAAAATCAAATTCACAAATAACcctacaacattcataatatgaAGGctatacaaaaaaagaaaaaaaaaattgacgttAAAACTAGAATAATATatgtacttactttatatataaaATCATTAACGAAATTTAATAGTAAAAAAATTGTGATGTCGCTCATCCTTaaaagtttttttgttttttcattacTAATTGCATGGTACCTTATTCACTAATTTTGTTTTTAACGTTTGTTACTATTTCTTGATCATATGTGTTCTGGTTATACTCCATTCAATGACTGTTTCAAGTACTCTATTGTTTATAATTTGGGTGGTATTCCTCAACAATAGAATAACTTTTAGTTTTGATatttgaaattttctgaggttATTAAAGTATTCATTTTAATGtcttactcccttcgtcccagtTTATGTAGCATTATTTGACTAGgcataaagtttaagaaagaaatgaataCATTTAAAATTTATGGTCCACAAGAGGCCTTAATTATTTGTGTGACTGTagatcatctcataaagttaaaatatttttatatatagatAAATTAAATATTGAAATGTGACATTGTTTttggaacagactaaaaaggagAGCGGCGGAACCAGAATTTTCACTAAGAGAGTTAAAAAATATAAGCAAtttaaacatacgaagaagccaagggggttcaacatctattatatatacacaaaaataattttaaccttatctACACAATGTGATTTTTCATCGAAGGGGATTCGGGTGAACCCCTCGGCCCaacctagctccgcccctggggacagagggagtaaaatTTTAGATCTCTACCCCATAATAGAAATTCCTGTACGCACCTTAGGTCATTATGCTTCTCATAATACTCCCtcttttcaatttatgtgaatttatttGACTGGACACCAAATTTAAGAAAGAATggaaagacttttaaacttgcggtgttaaatgagtcacatatattttgtgtggttataaatcaatgtataaagataaattattttcaaatatagaaatgaGTCATTCTTTTTAGCATAAACtaataagaaaataggttcacataaattgaaataaataCCAATAGATATTTCTAGTCATCAATGTGTCATTCTAAGTCTTCAATGTGCCATATTTCCCACGCAACTTGACTATAGACGAGTCCTCCTCCACAATTCTTGCAATTTGACTATAGACGAGCCCTCCTCCACAATTCTTTCTTCTTGTTGCCTTCTCCCAaccaaaaaaacaacaacaaaagttGGATGTACACGTGTACGTGTAGTGATAAGTACTCCTCCATTTTTAATAAACTAAAAATTTTAAGTTTAAGCCTTATTAGATATAGAGTTGTCTTTGTTAAGGAACACTTTACCCCGATGTGTAACTTCCCGACACAAGTTTGTCGGATTTAGTCGAACCCCGTACACAGTGGTGGATTCAGAATTTTCACCCAGGGTATtcgaaaaaataattgaacctaaatatacactgtaatatatgttcagggtgttcaaaagttaatatatgtacgtaaacacataaaatttaccctaaatatacactgtaattttttgtccgAACACCCTGGGCTCTTGGTACATCCGCCCCTGCCCGTACAGATACTGAACATCGGGTGaatactaatataataataataataattaaaaaaaaaaaaagacttgtcTCACAAAACGACTCACTAATAAAGCCACTCTTAACATTTCCAGTTTGATTCATTCATCATTTCCTTCTTTATTATTCTCCATTTTCTCCACTTACTCTCTGCCTCATCACTCTGATTCTACAACTTTGACAACAGCTGATCATTTTGAGACTCAAAATCCGGCAAATTCGGACTTTGTGAGTTCTTTTCTTCTTACTTCTTATTCTGTTTTCACTGAGATACAATAATTATGTCTTAGATTCAGCATAGAACAATtatccagttttttttttcttttatttgttcTATTTTAGCTTACAAGGAATTTTGATAAGAGTATATGAACAAAAGAGAAATTTTCAATGGTTATGGTGGGTGTCAGTGGCAAGTACTTCTTCAACCTTCGTAAGAGGTCTCTGATTCGAGCTTTAGAAATAAAGTCCAAAAACAAAATAGTGTAAAATATTGAGAGGGTAAAAAATCACAAGTCGAACAGTGGTTAAAGTGGATGGAATAGTTGTGAGGACCCCACGCCAGGTTGACCCTGGACTGCGAGTAGACCCCAGGATGACCCTGGACAGTCCCcccatgacatgcatgcttgatATACTTGGGCATTGTATGACTTGGGTCGCAGACGGATCGCACAACTATGCCATTTTCACTCTGCAGAGCTATGggtatcgaacccgcgacctcAAGTCTTTTGTTTCCACGAAGGGAACGTCTCTAAATATTTAAAACTGTTAGTTTGCTCAACCACTGAACATATTAAACTTgtctatatttaaaaattaataaaaaaatattaattaatttaatactaTATCAAtgaatttttatataaaaaaaaagagttaatgGTTAAAAAAACACACCTGAGCTAACACTTTTTTGCGAGGTTTACACCCAACTATCAGTTATTCCCTTTTCATacttgaactatcaccatcttGTAGATTAATATTCATTTGCAGAGTTGTATTCACAATGAACAAATTATAATCTTACAGAGTTTTTAGTCATTCAATCTTTCTTATTTTATCATCTTCATAGTTCTTCAATTAGTCCTCTCACATTCTTTTCCATGTTGTACAGTTCATTTGGCAAAATGGAGATACCAGCCCCTTCAATTTTTTGTAGTCTCTTCTTTATTGTGTTATTCCTACTTCTACCAGATACATCAGTATCTGAACCAAGATCCCAGACAGTCCAGATCATATGTGGAAACCAACGCGAGCATAACACAACGATTTTCGCTCCAAATTTTGGTGCTACTATGGAAACTATAATCCAACAAATGAGAACTAGAGGATATGGAGTAGCAGTTACTGGCACTGGACCAGATACTAACCATGGACTTGCCCAATGCTATGGTGATCTTTCGTTATCCGACTGCGTCTTATGTTACTCTGAAGCGCGAACTGTTCTTCCCCAGTGCTTCCCTTATAACGGAGGGCGGATTTATCTTGATGGTTGCTTTATGAGATCGGAAAATTACACATTCTATGAACAGTACTTAGGTCCGGAAGACAGGCATGTATGCGGAAACAGGATGACAAAGGGTTCGTTGTTCCAACAGAATGCTAGGTAAGGGTGTCAAATGAGCGAGGTGAGCTGAATTTGGATGGGTCAAAATGGATTGAGTTAATAAATGGGCGATTGAATTGGGTTGGGCTAAAAAGTAGGTCATAACCCAACCAAGCCCAACTCTTGctaaattttaatttctttgtttattcttttatatttttcaatccctaataaaactattttttttataacatatcaaacaaaaaaaaatcttttgaaataTTTTTAACAAGATTTCTCACGGGTCAATTTGGGTTACATACCAGCCCAATTTTTTTTGATGGGCTGAGCTAATAAATGGGCGTGTCAATTACCAGTCCAAACTTGGGCTGGTTGGGCGGTTCATattttcatgggctaattttgccACTTCTAATGCTAGGCAAGCCATTCAGCAAGCAGTTGCAAATGCACCAAGTAATAATGGCTACGCGCGTGCTCAAGTGTCAGTGCCCGGTCCTTCCAACGAGACAGCTTATGTTCTAGCTGATTGTTGGAGGACGCTGAGCTCAAATTCCTGTGCAGCGTGCTTGCAAAATGCATCTGCCTCCATGTTGGGATGCTTGCCTTGGTCGGAAGGTAGAGCGCTGTACACCGGATGCTTCATGAGGTATTCCGATACAAATTTTCTCAATGCTATTTCTACCAATGGAGGCTCGTCATCAGGAGGTACCTTTACGCTTTTTTGTCCTGGTTTACCTGTTATTTATCGACTGAAAAGCAGTGTTGTCAAAAGGCAAGCTTAAAGCGCGCTGAAGTCCTGAACCGAGGTGCAAAACATGTTAAGCGATTCGCCTCGCTTAACGGACGCTTCATtgtcgtcatcaaggctctaGCTCTAaggcatacttttccttgccaatgagcgtAATCCTGAAAGGGGACACTAAACAACTGATACTTCACTTTATCGTAATTTTaatcaatttctttgtccatatatttgttatttatgcttataattattagtcttgaaCTACATgtacatatttttattttttctccattttgaGACTTCTTCATTAGTTCATTAAGGCCCACACTTTATTTGTGCTTTGCGCTTAAAGTCCCAACGGACCTTATAGCTTTTTTGCGCTTTCGCTTTGATGACACTGCTGAAAAAGTAATTTTGCTGATAAATGGTCTTTTTTACTTTCGAATGATCATATTGCAGGAAAAGTTGCAGTCATTGTCATCGTCGTTGTAAGTTCCATGCTCATTTTGGAAGTAGTTGTTGTCATTGCTATTTATGTCTGGAAAAACAAGCAAATCCAGAAGAAGAGAAAAGGTAAATCCTTCTGTGCCAAAATTAGTTATAGAAGTCATTTAGGATATCGATGATGAACATATGTTGTATCTTTACGCTAAAACTGGTTCAGTAAAAGCAGAAAATAGCAAAAAATTTTAGCTGCACACAACTGGAATGaaaacagtttccaagaattaTCTTGAGGCGTTATGGTCTATTTTCCTGGATACTTTGAACTTGTCAGGCGCAAATGATGCCAAGAAATTAGTGAAGATCCTTCATGACAACAGCTTGAACTTCAAGTATTTGACACTTGAAAAAGCCACAGGGTCATTTGACGTGGCCAACAAGCTCGGGCAAGGTGGATTTGGCATGGTTTATAAGGTACGTAATGGCTGAATGTAGTGCAAATTGATATGTTGGAAGTTGTTAATCATCCATCACACTAATGCAATACTAGAAGTGTTCGCATTAAAAGTAGTCTGAGGCGTGATCTGTTACAGGGTGTTTTGGTAGATGGGAGAGAGATTGCTGTCAAAAGGCTgttcatcaacaacaaacacagAGCTGCAGATTTTTATAATGAGGTTAACATAAT
Coding sequences:
- the LOC132625597 gene encoding cysteine-rich receptor-like protein kinase 2 isoform X1, which gives rise to MEIPAPSIFCSLFFIVLFLLLPDTSVSEPRSQTVQIICGNQREHNTTIFAPNFGATMETIIQQMRTRGYGVAVTGTGPDTNHGLAQCYGDLSLSDCVLCYSEARTVLPQCFPYNGGRIYLDGCFMRSENYTFYEQYLGPEDRHVCGNRMTKGSLFQQNARQAIQQAVANAPSNNGYARAQVSVPGPSNETAYVLADCWRTLSSNSCAACLQNASASMLGCLPWSEGRALYTGCFMRYSDTNFLNAISTNGGSSSGGKVAVIVIVVVSSMLILEVVVVIAIYVWKNKQIQKKRKGANDAKKLVKILHDNSLNFKYLTLEKATGSFDVANKLGQGGFGMVYKGVLVDGREIAVKRLFINNKHRAADFYNEVNIISSVEHKNLVRLLGCSCSGPESLLVYEFLPNQSLDRFIFDPVKGKALNWEKRFEIIIGTTEGLIYLHENTKTRIIHRDIKASNILLDSRLRAKIADFGLARSFQEDKSHISTTIAGTLGYMAPEYVAHGQLTEKADVYGFGVLLLEIVTGRQNNRSKNVEYTKSLVSIAWDHFQRGIVEELFDSNLMLHNYHTIYVKNEVARVLHVGLLCTQEIPTLRPSMSRALQMFVKKDEKLPPPTNPPFVDEKTMELHDPWEKYSLKEGDSASIANLSHSSFYPR
- the LOC132625597 gene encoding cysteine-rich receptor-like protein kinase 2 isoform X2, whose translation is METIIQQMRTRGYGVAVTGTGPDTNHGLAQCYGDLSLSDCVLCYSEARTVLPQCFPYNGGRIYLDGCFMRSENYTFYEQYLGPEDRHVCGNRMTKGSLFQQNARQAIQQAVANAPSNNGYARAQVSVPGPSNETAYVLADCWRTLSSNSCAACLQNASASMLGCLPWSEGRALYTGCFMRYSDTNFLNAISTNGGSSSGGKVAVIVIVVVSSMLILEVVVVIAIYVWKNKQIQKKRKGANDAKKLVKILHDNSLNFKYLTLEKATGSFDVANKLGQGGFGMVYKGVLVDGREIAVKRLFINNKHRAADFYNEVNIISSVEHKNLVRLLGCSCSGPESLLVYEFLPNQSLDRFIFDPVKGKALNWEKRFEIIIGTTEGLIYLHENTKTRIIHRDIKASNILLDSRLRAKIADFGLARSFQEDKSHISTTIAGTLGYMAPEYVAHGQLTEKADVYGFGVLLLEIVTGRQNNRSKNVEYTKSLVSIAWDHFQRGIVEELFDSNLMLHNYHTIYVKNEVARVLHVGLLCTQEIPTLRPSMSRALQMFVKKDEKLPPPTNPPFVDEKTMELHDPWEKYSLKEGDSASIANLSHSSFYPR